One Nitrospira sp. SG-bin1 genomic window, TCGCTCGCGTGACCAGTACGAAGGCCGAAGTGGCCGTCTCGGACGATCCCGCCGCGTCGCGCACGATCGAGGAATTCGCCGGTCACAAGAAGCAGCAGTGGCTCGTGGCGGTGAACATGGTGAGCGAAGGCGTGGATATCCCGCGGCTTCGCGTCGGTGTCTATGGAACGAACGTGATCACGGAAATGTATTTCCGACAAGTAGTCGGCCGGTTCGTTCGGATGCAGGACGGGTTGCCCAAACCGCAACGGGCCTGGCTCTATCTGCCGAAAGATCCGATCCTCGTGCACTATGCCAAGCAGATCAAAGCAGAGCGCGATCACGTGTTGGAAGACATCATGCCGGCAGGGCAACGAGACCTCTTCGGTCGCGTCACGGTCTCGACTAATGAGTACATGCCGCTGATGGCTGTCGCCAGGATGGATAGTTTGATCGGCGAAGAGGAGGCACGAGGGGAGGGCGACGCGGGTGCTGTTACTGAACGAACTGTGTCGCTCCATCAGCAGAAGGAAGATCTGCGAGATCTTCATCGAATGCTCGTCAGTGCCGTTTCCAGAACCAGCGGAATCGATCATCGCCGGCTCAACGCGGAATTGATCGCCCGCACGGGAAGCCGCGTCGATCAGGCGACGACTGAGCAGCTTCGGAAGCGGATTCAACTCCTGGAGCGGTGGAAAGAGCGGGGATATGATGGGAAACGGTGAGGGAGTTCCGTGTTGGCTGATCAGTTCGTGACTACTTCTTTGTCGCGTAGGTGTTTGTCGAATATCAAAGGTCCAAACGAGAGAAGAGAGGCCAGAAACGCAGAGAACGAAAACCTGTTATCCCATTGATGTGTGGCCCGGAGCTTGGCCAACTGGCGGAGGTAGAGCAGAAATAAAATTCCGTGAATAGCCCCTACGACAGTCACGACCCTCGGCATCCCCCATTAAATACTTAAATACTTCATCAGCATCGCGATAAACAGCAACAGTAGAAATGAACTCCCTTCAGCCAAGCCGGTCATCCTGAATCGTCGGATCTGACTCCTCTACGCCATAATTCCTTCATGATATCGCCTGGACAGGCCTGGTACGGCTCCGAACCGGCGGGCATTGTCGGGAACTTTTGAACAAGTGTCAATCCGGTTGGATGCCCGGTGGTTTGACAGGTCCTTGGAGCCAAGGCATAGAGGCTATCTTTCCCGATAGAGGAGACGTTCATCTCTTGACCACCATGGTCCCTGCCCCTCTCATCCGTTGACGCTTCCGCTCTCGTTCGTCGGACGATGGACTTCCGCCCCGTGCTGTAGCGCCCATTCGTGCATAGCCGCCAGCACCGGTTCAAGCGACCGCCCGAGCGGCGTCAGTCTATATTCGACGCGCGGAGGAATCTCGCCGAAGTCTTCTCGCTCCACCAAGCCGTCCGCCTCCATCTCCTTGAGTTGTTTGGCCAGCGTCCGATGCGTGATGCCGGACAGGTCCCGTTGGAGCTGATTAAACCGTCGGTCACCTTGGAGCAGCCAAAAAATCACCATCACCTTCCAACGGCCCGAGATCACGTCGAGCGTGATTTCAGTCGGGCAACCGACTTGTTTGGTCATAACGGTATCCTCGGAGACCGTACTTGAGAAGCCTGTGGACCGTGCTTAGTATCTTACATAGGCGCGTCGGAGAATTCTCTCGCGGCGCGCGTCTTCATTTAGAGTGTAAACCGGAGGCATGAACATGAAGAAGATCGCACAGGTTATGCGTGCCAATGGCCGCCACTGGGTCGGCGACGGCTTCCCCGTCCGCTCGCTCTTCTTCTACGGCGGCGATGCGCAGGCTATCAGCCCATTCCTACTCTTTGACTATGCCGGGCCCCACGTCTTTGAGCCGGCAAACAGCCCCCGCGGTGTCGGGCAGCACCCCCATCGCGGCTTTGAGACCGTCACCATCGTATACGACGGCGAGGTTTCGCATCGGGACTCGACGGGGGCAGGCGGCACGATCGGCCCTGGCGACGTGCAGTGGATGACTGCCGCAGGCGGCATTATTCACGAGGAGTTTCATTCCGAGGCCTTCACCAAGACCGGTGGCCCATTCCGGATGGTCCAGTTGTGGGTGAACTTGCCGGCAAAGGATAAAATGGCGCCCGCCGGTTACCAGTCGATTACCAATGCCGACATTCCGGCCGTCGATCTCGATCAGGGCGTCGGCCGGGTGCGCGTCATCGCAGGCAACTTCGCAAGCACACGAGGCCCAGCGCGTACATTCAGCCCGGTGAATGTCTGGGATGTCCGGCTTAACCGAAACGCTGATCTCGTCCTTGACGTGCCTGAAGGCCATACAGCGATGATCGCGACGCTATCCGGCCATGTGACGATCAATGGCAGCGAACAGGCAGGGGAGGCGGAGGTCATCCGCTTCGAGCGAGATGGCTCGAAGGTCACTATTCATGCCGATGGCGACAGCATAGTACTGGTGCTAACGGGTGAACCGATTAAAGAGCCGGTTGTCGGCCACGGTCCTTTCGTTATGAATAGCGAGGCGGAGATCCGTCAAGCCATCGACGACTTTAACCGAGGCCGTTTCGGGCAGGTCGCGTATTGAATCGCATTGCGTCGCCCGACAGGGCGACGCAGCGGTGTGGTCAACTGGATCAATACGAGACATCTTCCATGGCCGCTCAGACCGAAAGATGAAAAATGTTGGCAGGGGAAAACTTTACCGCCAGGCGAATGCCGATGAGTGGCGATCGATTGCACAAATGCGCGACCGTCTGATCCACGGTTATTTTGGGGTAGATCATTATCCCGTATGGGATCGGGTGCACTCTGGTACACCCTCCTTTAATGAGCGTTCGTATCCGGCAGCCGGCTGATTCGTGGCCGGTCGAGAGAGACAAACTCGATATCTGCCACCACGCCGCGATGATCGGATGGCCAGAGGGCGTCGCCGTTCGGCAGGCGACCGGGTTGGTCGAATGCCAGACGGCTTGAATGCACGACCGGACTCTTATCGCTGTTTCCGTCGAACAAGAAAATAAAATCGACGCGGCGATCGGCGGTGGGCCATTCGACGTAGATGTTTTGCCAAACGGTCCCACCCGATACTCCGGGATTCGCGGCTCGGAAGACATCGATGAATCCCGGCTCTTTTTGCCATCCGGTGAGGACCGCAGATTGCTCTCCGGTATTCAAGTCGCCCATTAAGATCGCGCGTCCGGTCCCTCGGTGTTGACGGAACAGTTCTCCGACGCGCTGGAGCTGGCATTCATCTCCTTTCGACGTATGGGCGGAAAAAACATGGATCGGCCCATCCGGCGCCTTGATTTCAGCCCGCAGCAGGATGCGGGGATCCATGCGACGATGGCACCGAGGCAAGTCGTAGACCTCCGAGGCGACGATGGGATAGCGACTCAAAATAGCCGGTCCCTCTTTGAAACCGATGGCGGCGGTGATCAGCCGATCCAAGGGACTGATGCCGAAGATATGTTCCGTTGCGGGAGCAAAGACCATCTGGTACCCAAGCGCATCAGCGATTCGTTGCGGCACGTTGCCATGCTTTCGGCTGTCCGATGCTTCTTGCAGCGCGATCACGTCCGGTTGCAACCGGCGCAGTTCCTGGATGGTCAGGTCGAGTCGTTCGGCGAGATGGGTGCCGCTCTCGAAGAACCCTGACCATGGCCCATCGTGCAGCAAGTTGTAGGTCAGCACACGCAACGGGCCAGGCTGGCTTTGAGCTTGGACTGCCGCCGGTTCATGAATCAGAGCCGTCAGCAGAACAAAGACGACCCACAACGGCAGGAGGATCCATCGTGTCGTAGGAGAGGCAGAGCGGCTATAGGTCGGAACCGGTGAGCTGGTTGTAGACATCCATCGACTCATAGACGGCCGGGGAATCCCCGAGTAGGCAACGATGCCGTTATACGATATCGTCAGAGCATGCGATGGTGGATGATTATACTCTTGTCATTTGGATATGTCTTATCCGCGTCGGCGGCGGATGTCACGCCTCCGTCCCAATCGCCTCCATCAATAACCTCTCCCGACACTTCAACGGAGAAGTCACAGCCGGATGGTCCCCCGAGTATGAGTGACCCAGGGATGGTGAAACAGCCTGAGACGGTTCCTCATCCGGATTCTGTCGCCACTCCGCCAGTGATCGACCCCAAGATGGCCGTCGATCCTGAAGCGAGGACCGAAGAGGAGCGACATCCCATGCTCCCTCCTCGGCAAGCTTCGCCGCCGAGACAGGAGGCACGATAGAGACTATGTCCATCAGTCCTGATGCTCAACAAGACATGAAGGACATGGTGGTGGCCGGATGTCGTGTACAGTTGGTCTTTCAGCGACAGGAGTCCGACAAATGGAGCGGGCAAGGAACCGTGCGTTGCGGGTTAGACGAGAATGCCGCCGAACGATCGTTTCGGACCGGCTCATATGGCACGCGTGACGAGGTGGAAGAAGAAGCGCTGAGACGAGTGGCCGATTTGTTGGGAAACAATGTCGATCGGAACACCAGTCGAGTGAATAACTGGAGCTGATACGGGAGAGGAACTCAATGCCGATGATCGGACAACTGATCCCGGAAGGGACCTATCAGGCTTATCATCGAAACGAAATCCAACCGATAGCGTTGCGGAGTTACCAAGGGCGTTGGCTGGGGTTGGTGTTCTATCCCGGTGACTTTACGTTCATCTGTCCGACCGAGCTCGAGGACCTGGGCATGTTGTACCCGGAGTTTCAGAAGCTGAATGCGGAGGTGCTGGGCATCAGTTCGGATTCCGTGTACGTGCATAAAGCCTGGCGCGACACGTCTCCCGCGGTCAAAGATTTGCCTTTTCCGTTGGTCGCCGATCCTGGAGGACGCTTGGCCCAGCGGCTTGGCGTCTATCTCCCGCAGGACGGAGTGGCACTGCGGGGCAGCTTTCTCTTTGATCCGGACGGGAAGCTGTGCGTCTATGAGGTGCATAATAATTCCATCGGGCGTAACATGGAAGAGCTGCTTCGCAAACTGCAGGCCGCTATCTTCGTTCGCGACAACGGTGGTGTCGAAGTATGCCCGGCAGGATGGAAGCCGGGTGAAAAGACCTTGAAACCAGACCTCGATCTAGTCGGGAAAATCTGATGCGCGAGGGAACCATGGATTCGATGGGCAGAAGATCGTTCGTCCTCATCGTCGGGATAGGCCTCGTGACCTGCCTCGGTTGCATACCGAAGGAGACTCAAAACTCTCTGGCTCAACATACGGGACAAGCGGGGAGCACCATCGTGAGAACGGAGCCTCCCTACCATCATTCTCCCAATACTGCCGGTAACATCGTGGCCCCGCCAGGAAATCCGGCAGGGAATCCTGCCGGATCGCCTCCCATCATTAACGGCACGGAGAATCAGTCTGCCGGATGGCCGGCAGGGCGGTAACCTTCTGCTTGCAAAATCTCCGTGCGTGCTCCTTGCACCGACTTTTCAGCCGATGCTAAGATCTGGCTCAGTCTTCACTCGCCTCGTGGAGTGCTATGCCGAATATCACGTTGCTCGTGTCGCCGAGTTGTGGAGCCTGTCCTTCCGCGAAGAGCCTCTGGAAGCAGTTGCGTGTGAAGTACAGCTTCTCTTATCGCGAAGTAGATATCACCACAAAGGATGGACAGGAACTGGCTGACCGCCATTCTGTCAGAGCCGTCCCGGCAACGATCATCGACGGACGGTTGACCTTTGTCGGGGTGCCGAGCCGAGAAAGCGCGGAAAAGGCCATTCAATTGAAGATCAAACAACGGGAAGGGTAGGGACGCCATGGATGAAGATGATATTGAACTGCCGGTCCTTCCTAGAATCGATAAGGGGCCTCCCCCGGATTGTCCGATCTGCGGCGATCCCATGTCCTTCATCGACGGCGATTGGGCCTGTGTCGATTGCAACGGCGAGCTCTTGGGACCAGAGACCGGGTAGCGTACAATGACCCGCTATGTTGCGGGTCGTCACCGGTCAGTTTCATCCGGATCTTGAATCGGCTCTCGTCGATCGCCTTACGGGTCTCACGGCAACGGATCCCCTAGCGCCCCTTGCGATCTTCGTCCCTTCAAAGCCCCTCGCCGCTCGCCTTCGCACCTTGTTTGCGGTCGGACGGCGATTGTCGCTTCTGAACATCCACATCATGACTTTTCATCAGGTCGCTTTGCGGCTGGCGGAAGAGGTGCGAGTCGATCACCCCTTACCACGAATTGTAGATGAGCTGTTTTTCGAGCAATTGGTCCGCCACATTGTCCGCAGCCAGCTCTCCAGCCAGGCTCCGTTACAACGAATCGGACAATCTTCCGGGACATGGGGCGCGCTCTGGGCGACGATTCGCGACCTGAAGGATGCCGATGTCGATCCAGAACAGGCTCTGCAAGGTCTCCGTGATGGTTATTTTGAAGAAGAGGACCGGGAGTGGCTTGGCGCCCTCATTTCCCTGTACGCGGGGGTAAAGGAGGCAGGCAAGGCACTCGGGGTCGGAACACAAGACGATCTGGCCGAAGCGCTTATTCCCTTTGTCCTGACATCCTCATTCCTTCAGTCGTTGAAGGAGGTCTTCTATTACGGGTTCTATGACCTGACGCAGGTGCAGCTGTCGTTCTTTGAAGCGGTCAGCCGAGCGAAAAGCACCACGTTATTTTTCCCTTTGGAGGATGACTCTGCCTATGGGTTCGCCCGGCGATTTTTCGACCGCTACATCCAACCGCTGGTGGTGTCGGAGGAAACCACGATCCGATTGAAACACCGACTCTCCACCGTGGCCTCGCCTTCTGTCCACCTCACTGTACGGAGTACGATTGGGGCAGAGGAAGAACTGGCGACCACCTGCCGCGCCATCCTCGATCTGGTCGAAACGAACGGGTATCGATTTGACGAGATCGGCGTCACCGCTCGTACGCTCGATGCCTATAGCCCGTACCTCCAGTCGATCTTCGATCGTCATCGAATCCCGTTTCGTACGACCGCCTCGCGGCCGTTGATACAGGAACCGATCTGCAAACTCGTCTTGCAGCTGGCCTCCCTCCCGTTGAACGATTGGTATCGCACATCAGTGCTCGATGTTGTGACATCTCCCCTCCATGCCACCGATTTGTATGAGGAGTGGTGTGAGTCATACCGGCCCGAACAGTGGAAGCTGCTCGTTCAAACCCTCCATATCACTCACGGAGTCGAGGAGTGGAAACGGTTGGAGCGGGCAAGTCAAGCATCGATCATCCTCGATGGCGAGGAAAGTCCGGTCGAGGCTCCGACCATTGCACCGGAAGTGACCGGTTTGCTCTGGCAGGTGGTTTCACAGCTCATCCAAGACTGTTCGGGCTTGCCGTTGAGAGGGGCGATTGGGCAGCTGGTCACGGCTTGTCGAGGTCTCGTTGAACGGCATCTGCGTCGCCTTGAGACGGCGGCATCGACCGCCGAGGAGGGTGTTCAGCTTGCGCGCCAAGCCATGACATGGGATGCGCTCGATCACATGTGGATGACCCTCATGGAATTGGAGCCGCTCAACGAGGACATGACATGGGCCGAATTCGTCGAATTGCTGACGCATACCTTCGAGCGGACGGCGAAGCCGTTACACCATGGCTCCTCACAAGGGGTGACGGTGTGCGACGTCATGGCGGCTCGAGGGGTGCCGTTCAAAGCCTTGTTCGTCCTAGGCCTGAACGAAAAAGTCTTTCCCCGCGCTATCCGAGAGGACGCGTTCTTACGGGATGGCCACCGGCGTGTCCTCGATGCCACGCTTGGGTTTAAGATCGATGAGAAGCTGGCCGCTTACGGAGAAGAGACGTTGCTCTTTCACCTGTGTTGTCAGGCTGCTTCTCACCGGCTGTACCTGTCTTATCAACGGGCCGATGAATCGGGACGCATGCTGGCTGCCTCTCCCTATCTCGGGCAAGCCCGTCGTCGATTCAGCCAAGATGAGCGGCCGATAGACCTCGTCCCTCGACGCCTGACCGATCGCGTGTTGCAGCGGCCGACGATCAAACTGTTCCTCCCACCGGAAGAATTGACTCAGTGGTTGGCCATCAACGGGCAAGATCCGACCGATCTGGTACAAGCGCTCGGACGTGATGCGGAAACACTCCGCCATGCGGTGTCGGCCCTGGAACGTATCGAGGAGGACGGTACCGTACTGAACCTCTTCGACGGGATCACGGGAATGGTTGAGCCTCATTGGGCGCGGATCATCGAACGGGGTCTGGCCCCGACGCCGCTCGAACGGTATGCGCGCTGTCCGTTTCAATATTTCACCACGGATGTGCTGCGACTCGAACCGAGCCGCGTTGTGGTGTCGCAGGAGCCGGATGCGGCATTGGTCGGCACACTCTGTCACGCGTCATTGCGGCGCATCTATGAACAGCTTGTGAAGGAGGGGTGGCCGGTCGAACCGGTGGCCGGTCAGACGGTAGAGCAGACGATCCGCGGATCGGTGGAGCAGGCGGCGGCGGACTTAGAGTCACAGCATCGGACGGGCCACTATCTGCTATGGGAGTTGGCGAAAGAACTGATCGCGACATTGGTGAAGGCGGCGGTGGAAGCGGATGAAGCGGAACAGCATGAGCATGCGTACCTGCCTGTCGCCTTTGAAGTGAATGGAGAAGGAGCGGTTCCCGGCATTCTCGACGAAGGGTTGCTGAAGGTTCGCGGCCGCATCGACCGGCTGGACCGACACCGCACTTCCGGAGCACTGCGTGTGCTCGACTACAAATTCAAAGTCGGCTCGGCAATGAAACCGGAGGATCGGAATCTGGTTCAATCGGCGATCCGTGGGTATCGGCTCCAACCGCCGCTTTACAGTCGTCTCACTGTTCCGGGTCTGCCGACACCGAGCCAGGTGCAGTTCCTGTTTCTCGCTCCCCAGTGGCCGACGGCCATCAGTCGTTCGACGTTTGAGGCGGCGTCCAAGTCGTCCGATGCCGACACCATGATCTGGCACACGATCAGAACGTTGGTCGACGGCATACGCGCCGGCCGGTTCTTCATTTTTCCTGACGGCTATTGCGACGGCTGTGACTTTCGTGTGGTCTGTCGCCGGGAACATGCGCCGACGTGGTGGAGAGCGTATCGGGCGGCCGAGCCAAAAGCACTCAAGATGCTTCGCACGCAAACGATTGCCGATGACTGAGGATTGTCACATATCGGATCGCGCGGCTCGAGAGTCGGCCGAGACGATCTTCGATCGCAACGTCGTGGTCGTGGCGGGAGCCGGAACCGGCAAGACCACCTTGCTCGTGAATCGTCTCGTGCATCTGTTGATGAAAGAACCCGCTCCGATCCGTATCACACAGGTCGTCGCTCTGACCTTCACCAACAAGGCGGCGACTGAAATGAAGGTGCGACTGCGCGAACGACTGGCGGTGCTTGCCCGGCCGGCAACCGATGCGGTGCCGCCGAGCGACGGAGGAGCCGTCTCGTGCCGCGATCTCCAGTTACGCTATGGATTGAGCATCGACGAGATCGTTACACGCGCTCAGGCAGGCCTCAACGACATTGAAAAAGCCCAGATCGGCACTCTCCATAGTTTTGCCGCGCACCTGCTGCGCCTTCATCCGCTGGAAGCCGGGGTCGATCCCGATTTCAAGGAAGACGACGGCTCACGATTTGAAGAACAATTCGCCGCCGCTTGGGAGTGCTGGCTCGATCATGAATTGAGCCGGGCCGGACAGCACCATCTTCTCTGGCGAGCGATCTTGTCGGCGACTACTCTCGAGTCGCTCAGAACGTTGGCGCGGTCGTTGTGCGGCGAATTGGTCGATCTCGACGCTGTACAGCGGCAACTCGCTTCGACAGCGATGACTCCGGCCCTCTCGAACTGGATTCGGAACATGGGTGACCGAGCGGAGCAGCTCTTGAAAACGTATGACCGGCCGAAGCGCCGCAAGGCGGAGCACATGTTGGCGGCGGCGGCGGCGGTGATGCGACTTGTGTCCGACAGCGGATTAGCTGGTCGGCGAAATGTGACGGCCGAAGAACGGGAATGGCTCGACAAGGATCTTGGAAACACGGTGGCTGGATGGGAGAAGGGCGATTTTAAAGAGGCCGCTTGGCTCATCCAGAGCGCGCAACAGCTTCTGTTGGTCGACCATGCATTCTGGAACGATCTTCTGACTCTGCTCATTCCGGTGGTGCGGAACATTCGTGAAACTTTTTCGCGGCAGGGCCGACTGTCGTTTGACGGGCTGCTGGCACGGGCACGGACCCTTCTCTTCGAACATCCGTCCGTCCGTGAACGGATCAAGCGGGAGTATCGAGCCGTGTTGGTCGATGAATTCCAAGACACGGATCCCGTGCAGTACGAAATCATCCTCGCGGTTTCCGAGCGG contains:
- a CDS encoding MarR family transcriptional regulator, with the translated sequence MTKQVGCPTEITLDVISGRWKVMVIFWLLQGDRRFNQLQRDLSGITHRTLAKQLKEMEADGLVEREDFGEIPPRVEYRLTPLGRSLEPVLAAMHEWALQHGAEVHRPTNESGSVNG
- a CDS encoding quercetin 2,3-dioxygenase, whose translation is MKKIAQVMRANGRHWVGDGFPVRSLFFYGGDAQAISPFLLFDYAGPHVFEPANSPRGVGQHPHRGFETVTIVYDGEVSHRDSTGAGGTIGPGDVQWMTAAGGIIHEEFHSEAFTKTGGPFRMVQLWVNLPAKDKMAPAGYQSITNADIPAVDLDQGVGRVRVIAGNFASTRGPARTFSPVNVWDVRLNRNADLVLDVPEGHTAMIATLSGHVTINGSEQAGEAEVIRFERDGSKVTIHADGDSIVLVLTGEPIKEPVVGHGPFVMNSEAEIRQAIDDFNRGRFGQVAY
- a CDS encoding peroxiredoxin (with AhpF catalyzes the conversion of alkyl hydroperoxides to their corresponding alcohols; AhpC reduced the hydroperoxide substrate), which translates into the protein MPMIGQLIPEGTYQAYHRNEIQPIALRSYQGRWLGLVFYPGDFTFICPTELEDLGMLYPEFQKLNAEVLGISSDSVYVHKAWRDTSPAVKDLPFPLVADPGGRLAQRLGVYLPQDGVALRGSFLFDPDGKLCVYEVHNNSIGRNMEELLRKLQAAIFVRDNGGVEVCPAGWKPGEKTLKPDLDLVGKI
- a CDS encoding thioredoxin, translating into MPNITLLVSPSCGACPSAKSLWKQLRVKYSFSYREVDITTKDGQELADRHSVRAVPATIIDGRLTFVGVPSRESAEKAIQLKIKQREG